A stretch of the Bacillus anthracis str. Vollum genome encodes the following:
- the cysK gene encoding cysteine synthase A → MKLCENITELIGDTPVVRLSKFIPEDAADVYVKLEMFNPSRSVKDRAAYNLLHVAEENGLIKPGDTIIEPTSGNTGIGLAMNAAAKGYKAILIMPDNMSKERINLLKAYGAEVVLTPAEQRMPGAIAKALELQKEIPNSFIPQQFENPANPNIHRYTTALEIYEQMDGELDAFVATAGTGGTITGTGETLKEKLPNLYIAVVEPKGSPVLSGGVPGPHKLVGTSPGFIPKNLNTEVYNEIIQIADEEALTTMRNLARQEGLLVGPSSGASVYAAIMIAKRLGTGKKVLCVAPDTGERYLSMGLFE, encoded by the coding sequence ATGAAATTATGTGAAAATATAACAGAATTAATAGGAGATACACCTGTCGTCAGATTATCTAAATTTATTCCAGAAGACGCAGCAGATGTGTATGTAAAACTAGAAATGTTTAATCCATCGCGCAGTGTGAAAGACCGTGCTGCCTATAATTTACTGCACGTTGCAGAAGAGAATGGTCTTATCAAACCAGGAGATACAATTATTGAACCGACAAGTGGAAATACAGGGATAGGCTTAGCAATGAATGCAGCTGCGAAAGGGTATAAGGCGATTTTAATTATGCCAGACAATATGTCAAAAGAGCGTATAAATTTATTGAAAGCATATGGAGCGGAAGTAGTTTTAACACCGGCAGAACAAAGAATGCCGGGAGCAATTGCGAAGGCGTTAGAACTGCAAAAGGAAATTCCGAATAGTTTTATTCCGCAGCAATTTGAAAATCCAGCAAACCCGAATATTCATCGTTATACAACTGCACTTGAAATTTATGAACAAATGGATGGAGAGCTTGATGCATTTGTAGCAACGGCTGGAACTGGTGGAACTATTACAGGGACTGGGGAAACATTAAAAGAGAAACTACCAAACTTATATATTGCAGTAGTAGAACCGAAAGGATCTCCCGTTTTATCAGGCGGTGTGCCAGGTCCTCATAAACTAGTAGGAACAAGTCCGGGGTTTATCCCGAAAAATTTAAATACAGAAGTGTATAACGAAATTATTCAAATTGCAGATGAAGAGGCTTTAACGACAATGAGAAACTTAGCTAGACAAGAAGGTTTATTAGTAGGGCCGTCTTCCGGGGCTTCTGTTTATGCCGCAATTATGATTGCAAAACGTTTAGGTACTGGTAAAAAAGTTTTATGTGTTGCACCTGATACAGGGGAACGTTATTTGAGTATGGGATTATTTGAATGA